In Sphingomonas sp. SUN019, one genomic interval encodes:
- a CDS encoding regulatory protein RecX, producing the protein MSRNTSPERARTVPPLDSAALDRLALRYVERFATTRGKLTDYLKRKIRERGWDGPAGDPAAVAERMAGLGYVDDRAFAEARARSLARRGYGQRRVVEALRHARVGAEDSVAALATDDEAALTVALAFARRRRIGPYAATVPDDRDRQRQLGAMLRAGHDFTLSRRIVETPPGGDVESHG; encoded by the coding sequence ATGTCCCGAAATACCTCCCCCGAACGCGCCCGAACCGTGCCGCCGCTCGATTCGGCGGCGCTGGACCGGCTGGCGCTGCGCTATGTCGAGCGGTTCGCGACGACGCGGGGCAAGCTGACCGACTATCTCAAGCGGAAAATTCGCGAACGGGGCTGGGACGGCCCGGCGGGCGATCCGGCGGCGGTGGCGGAGCGGATGGCGGGGCTGGGTTACGTCGACGATCGCGCCTTTGCGGAGGCGCGTGCGCGGTCGCTGGCGCGGCGTGGGTATGGGCAACGCCGCGTGGTGGAGGCGTTGCGCCATGCGCGGGTCGGGGCGGAGGATTCCGTAGCGGCGCTGGCCACCGACGACGAGGCTGCGCTGACGGTCGCGCTGGCGTTTGCGCGGCGGCGGAGGATCGGTCCGTATGCGGCGACGGTCCCCGACGATCGCGACCGGCAGCGTCAGCTCGGCGCGATGCTGCGTGCGGGGCACGATTTCACATTGTCGCGGCGAATTGTCGAGACGCCGCCCGGTGGCGATGTGGAAAGCCACGGTTGA